The Metamycoplasma gateae genome window below encodes:
- the arcC gene encoding carbamate kinase: MSRIVIALGGNALGNNPAEQKELVKIPAKKIAELVKAGHEVIVGHGNGPQVGMIFNGFVSAASVNPKSPLVPLPEAGAMSQGYIGYHMVNAITNAFEEEGLKDKEVLYLLTQTLVDPKDPAFLNPTKPIGPFFNSKEEAEAANPNSVIVEDAGRGFRKVVASPKPINFVGINQMKNAINSGATVIVGGGGGIPTVKDENGFIEGVDGVIDKDFALAKMAALTNADYFIVLTAVDFVKVNFGKPDQKDLKQVNKAELEKYIEEKQFAPGSMLPKVQAAIKFVEEGGKAAFIGDLKDLEDIIAEKIGTKVTLN; this comes from the coding sequence ATGAGTAGAATTGTTATTGCATTAGGCGGAAACGCATTAGGAAATAATCCTGCTGAACAAAAAGAATTAGTTAAAATCCCTGCTAAAAAAATTGCTGAATTAGTTAAAGCTGGACACGAAGTTATTGTAGGACACGGAAATGGTCCACAAGTTGGAATGATTTTCAACGGCTTTGTTAGTGCAGCTTCAGTTAATCCTAAATCACCATTAGTTCCATTACCAGAAGCTGGTGCAATGTCACAAGGTTACATTGGATACCACATGGTTAATGCTATTACTAATGCATTCGAAGAAGAAGGATTAAAAGATAAAGAAGTTTTATATTTATTAACACAAACATTAGTAGATCCAAAAGACCCTGCATTTTTAAATCCAACAAAACCTATTGGTCCATTCTTTAATTCTAAGGAAGAAGCAGAAGCAGCTAACCCAAATAGCGTTATTGTTGAAGATGCAGGACGTGGATTTAGAAAAGTTGTTGCTTCTCCAAAACCAATTAACTTTGTAGGAATTAATCAAATGAAAAATGCTATTAATTCTGGTGCAACAGTTATCGTTGGTGGTGGTGGAGGTATCCCTACTGTTAAAGATGAAAATGGTTTCATCGAAGGTGTTGATGGTGTTATCGATAAAGACTTTGCATTAGCAAAAATGGCTGCTTTAACAAATGCAGATTACTTTATTGTTCTAACTGCTGTTGATTTTGTTAAGGTAAACTTTGGTAAACCAGACCAAAAAGATCTAAAACAAGTAAACAAAGCTGAATTAGAAAAATACATCGAAGAAAAACAATTTGCACCTGGAAGTATGCTTCCAAAAGTACAAGCTGCTATTAAATTCGTTGAAGAAGGTGGAAAAGCTGCCTTTATCGGAGATTTAAAAGATTTAGAAGACATTATTGCCGAAAAAATTGGTACAAAAGTTACTTTAAATTAA
- the argF gene encoding ornithine carbamoyltransferase, which produces MPMNLKGRSLDTALNFTTDEINYLLDLSWELKKAKMQGLHVNNRPLTGANIVIMFQKDSTRTRCAFEVAAADLGASCTYIGPTGSNFGKKESVEDTAMVLGQMYDGIEFRGFKQSDVEALAKYSGVPVWNGLTDAEHPTQMLADYLTFKEFVGDLRGKKIVFSGDIKNNVARSLMIGAAFFGVHIVMCGPKEQWEIVKNGPDHKHVYEEVLKLFERNGGSVSFSDNKLEAAKDADAIYTDVWVSLGEPFELFEPRIQELGAFQVDMAMMKAAKESVIFLHCLPAFHDDKTLFSSEIKEKLGSKYPVVATGAMEVTDEVFQSKYNKSIQQAGNRMHTIKAVILATIGY; this is translated from the coding sequence ATGCCAATGAATTTAAAAGGTCGTAGTTTAGATACAGCTCTAAACTTCACAACCGATGAAATTAATTATCTTTTAGATCTTTCTTGAGAATTAAAGAAAGCTAAAATGCAAGGATTACATGTTAACAACCGTCCTTTAACAGGAGCAAACATTGTTATTATGTTCCAAAAAGACTCAACAAGAACACGTTGTGCTTTCGAAGTAGCTGCTGCTGATTTAGGTGCAAGCTGTACATACATCGGACCAACAGGATCAAACTTTGGTAAAAAAGAATCAGTTGAAGATACAGCTATGGTTCTAGGACAAATGTATGACGGTATTGAATTCCGTGGTTTCAAACAATCAGATGTTGAAGCTCTTGCTAAATATTCAGGTGTTCCAGTTTGAAATGGTTTAACAGACGCTGAACACCCAACACAAATGTTAGCGGACTACTTAACATTTAAAGAATTTGTTGGAGACCTAAGAGGAAAGAAAATTGTTTTCTCAGGTGATATTAAAAACAACGTTGCTCGTTCATTAATGATAGGTGCTGCATTCTTTGGTGTTCACATTGTTATGTGTGGACCAAAAGAACAATGAGAAATTGTTAAAAATGGACCAGACCACAAACACGTTTATGAAGAAGTTCTTAAATTATTTGAACGTAACGGTGGATCAGTTTCATTCTCAGACAACAAATTAGAAGCTGCTAAAGATGCGGATGCTATCTATACAGACGTTTGAGTATCATTAGGAGAACCATTTGAATTATTTGAACCTCGTATTCAAGAATTAGGAGCTTTCCAAGTTGATATGGCCATGATGAAAGCTGCTAAAGAAAGTGTTATTTTCTTACACTGCTTACCAGCATTCCACGATGACAAAACTTTATTCTCATCAGAAATAAAAGAAAAATTAGGTTCAAAATACCCAGTTGTTGCAACAGGTGCTATGGAAGTTACTGATGAAGTGTTCCAATCAAAATACAACAAATCAATTCAACAAGCTGGAAACCGTATGCACACAATTAAGGCTGTTATTCTAGCTACAATAGGATACTAA
- a CDS encoding large conductance mechanosensitive channel protein MscL — MTKKELEQKRKIIRNSFKDANSVLKRGNIIMLAIGLLLGASFGAVVSSLAKDVIMASITSLFNVNEVKEIKVGNILIGEFLAALIQFIIVSTFIFISLFIFYLIRNTVVYHKAKKQPIEEEKVEEVVPTTEELILLELQKMNEFLSKEETKK, encoded by the coding sequence ATGACAAAAAAAGAATTAGAACAAAAAAGAAAAATTATTAGAAATTCCTTTAAGGATGCTAACTCAGTTTTAAAACGTGGAAACATTATAATGTTAGCTATTGGGTTATTATTAGGTGCTTCATTTGGTGCTGTTGTTTCATCATTAGCAAAAGACGTTATAATGGCTTCGATTACTTCATTATTCAACGTCAATGAAGTTAAAGAAATTAAAGTTGGTAATATATTAATTGGTGAGTTTTTGGCCGCATTAATTCAATTCATTATTGTTTCGACATTTATTTTCATTAGTTTATTTATATTTTATCTAATAAGAAATACAGTTGTTTATCATAAAGCAAAAAAACAACCAATTGAAGAAGAAAAAGTTGAAGAAGTGGTTCCAACAACCGAGGAATTAATTCTATTAGAATTACAAAAAATGAATGAATTTCTATCAAAAGAAGAAACAAAAAAATAA